The following coding sequences lie in one Allorhizobium pseudoryzae genomic window:
- a CDS encoding TRAP transporter permease gives METTAVKDETANVRLDEMGLVSRFLSLLVPVLALVWVVALPQRLGLLIYPEQIVALMFGASLAVVYLRRKAGDALVLRIANWGAGCLSIALGIYVSWRFPVLSEATHRYPTEALLLGILVTALSMEALRRVVGWTLIIIFALLFAYAVFGDWVPGSLQGRPMAAADVLRFLGTDSSAVWGQTLQIAAFVVVVFVLFGGLLIACGGGDFFTQLAMRVAGRGPGNSAKVAVTASALFGTVSGSAVSNVMSTGIMTIPLMKRAGFTPAQAGGIEAVASTGGQLMPPVMGAAAFLMAELLMVPYKAVALAAMLPAILYYLSVYVQIDFIARRDNIPSLSGLDRRGIVSVVRDGWLAVLGFAVLLFCIFHWNMRAEVAAVWAFAALAVTGLAAGFARSSKQGMNWRQMLNVVIDTGRTTCDVLLITAVSGMIIGLLSTTGLGFALSMYLLEFGGTSLFGLLLVTALIGIVLGLGLPTTGVYLLMAALAAPTLVQLGVEPMAAHMFVLYYGILSMITPPIALASFAASSLAGASKGQTEIEAFRFGWIAYFLPFLFIYKPGLLLIGSWAHIGYVFASSVLALVLVTGGLVGHSLKPLGPALRCAWLSIGLLVIAPLAEIGGDWLEYGVSLIGLVLLVSSLVPTRREASVRT, from the coding sequence ATGGAAACGACGGCCGTCAAGGATGAGACCGCGAATGTGCGGCTGGACGAGATGGGGCTTGTCTCACGCTTCCTCTCCCTTCTGGTCCCGGTGCTCGCCCTCGTATGGGTCGTGGCTCTGCCCCAGCGCCTGGGCCTTCTGATCTATCCGGAACAGATCGTCGCACTGATGTTCGGGGCTTCGCTGGCCGTGGTTTATCTGCGCCGCAAGGCAGGCGATGCGCTGGTTCTGCGCATCGCCAACTGGGGAGCCGGCTGCCTCTCCATCGCGCTCGGGATCTATGTGTCCTGGCGCTTTCCCGTCCTGTCGGAGGCGACCCATCGTTACCCGACCGAGGCGCTGCTTCTCGGCATACTGGTCACGGCACTGAGCATGGAGGCGCTGCGCCGGGTCGTCGGGTGGACGCTGATCATCATCTTCGCGCTGCTGTTTGCCTATGCAGTCTTCGGTGACTGGGTGCCGGGCTCGCTTCAGGGACGGCCCATGGCCGCAGCCGATGTGTTGCGCTTTCTCGGCACGGATTCGTCCGCCGTCTGGGGGCAGACGCTGCAGATCGCGGCCTTTGTCGTCGTGGTGTTCGTTTTGTTCGGGGGGCTGCTGATTGCCTGTGGCGGTGGTGATTTCTTCACCCAGCTTGCCATGCGGGTGGCCGGACGCGGACCGGGAAACTCGGCCAAGGTGGCGGTGACGGCGTCGGCATTGTTCGGCACGGTGTCCGGCAGCGCCGTCTCCAACGTGATGTCGACCGGCATCATGACCATTCCCTTGATGAAACGCGCCGGGTTCACGCCGGCACAGGCCGGTGGCATCGAGGCTGTTGCCTCCACGGGTGGCCAACTCATGCCTCCGGTCATGGGAGCTGCCGCCTTCCTGATGGCCGAACTTCTGATGGTGCCCTATAAGGCGGTGGCGCTTGCCGCGATGTTGCCTGCCATCCTCTATTACTTGTCGGTCTACGTTCAGATCGATTTTATCGCGCGTCGCGACAATATTCCCTCTCTCTCCGGACTGGACCGGCGCGGCATCGTTTCCGTCGTCAGAGACGGCTGGCTTGCCGTTCTTGGCTTCGCCGTCCTGCTGTTCTGCATCTTCCATTGGAACATGCGAGCGGAAGTCGCCGCGGTCTGGGCATTTGCAGCGCTGGCTGTGACGGGTCTTGCGGCTGGTTTTGCCCGTTCGAGCAAACAGGGCATGAACTGGCGGCAGATGTTGAACGTGGTTATCGATACCGGTCGCACGACATGCGACGTTCTTCTCATCACTGCGGTTTCAGGCATGATCATCGGCCTCTTGTCCACCACGGGGCTGGGTTTTGCGCTGTCGATGTATCTGCTCGAATTCGGCGGCACGAGCCTGTTTGGCCTCCTGCTCGTCACGGCCTTGATCGGCATCGTTCTTGGTCTCGGCCTTCCCACCACCGGCGTTTACCTGCTGATGGCGGCGCTGGCCGCACCGACGCTCGTTCAACTCGGTGTCGAGCCGATGGCGGCGCACATGTTCGTTTTGTACTACGGTATTCTGTCGATGATCACGCCCCCGATCGCCCTGGCCAGTTTCGCCGCATCGAGCCTTGCCGGCGCGTCCAAGGGACAGACGGAAATCGAGGCATTCCGCTTCGGCTGGATCGCCTATTTCCTGCCGTTCCTGTTCATCTACAAGCCGGGGCTGCTGCTCATCGGCTCGTGGGCCCATATCGGCTATGTGTTTGCCAGTTCCGTGTTGGCGCTGGTTCTGGTCACGGGCGGCCTGGTCGGCCATAGCCTGAAGCCGCTGGGGCCGGCCTTGCGCTGTGCCTGGCTCAGCATCGGGCTCCTGGTTATTGCCCCTCTCGCCGAAATCGGTGGCGATTGGCTCGAATACGGCGTCAGCCTGATCGGCCTCGTGCTGCTGGTGTCGAGCCTGGTGCCGACACGGCGGGAGGCAAGCGTCAGAACCTGA